The genomic window CCCAAAGCCGTAAGAGACAGAATGGAAAAAAGAATTGAGGAATTCAGCTATAACCTTCTGGCTAATGTCTTTAATGCCACAGACACAGCTGATATGGCCATTGCAGAAATCAACAGGGCTCTTTCCCATGATCCTGGCGCGAAAGCCTCAAGAATTGAGTCTCCTGCCGACTGGACAAAAGAAAAAATCATCCAGAAAGCGGCTCTGTTGAGCACAGACAAAGGACCGGACGGCAATTTTGACGACTGACAAGGTCCCCCAAAAACAATTCTGCCATTTTTGCGGCTCGCGGCTTTCGAAAAAATATTTCGAGGGCCGCGACCGGCTCTTTTGTGAAGAATGTTCTGTTCCAATTTATGAAAACCCGGTACCTGCTGCATGCGTAATTGCATGTGATGAAAAAAGCAGAATCCTTCTTGTAAAAAGAAATGAAGAGCCTAAAAAAGGATTCTGGTGTCTTCCCGGCGGTTTCATGGAAATTGGGGAAACACCTGAAGAAGCGGCATTAAGAGAATTTCATGAAGAAACGGGTCTTAAGGGCAAGATCGAAAGACTTATCGGAATTGTCACGCACAAAAGCCCGAGATATGGCAGTATTCTTGTAGTAGGCTTTATTGCTGGCTGCCTGGAGGGGAAAATGAATCCAGGTGACGATGCTTCGGATGCCAGATTTTTTTCTATGGAAGAATTGCCAGAACTTGCATTTGACAGCCATCTTTTTTTTATAAGATCATTTTATTCGGCTTATGTTTCAAGTCCGTTCCAGAACTGAATAGTTTTCATTATAATGACGATAATAAGTACAGGCTGCCCCTATTTTCTATTTTTTATTATTTTGATCTTGGCCCTTCATCGGCCATTAGTGAGCAAGACAGGCCTTGAAGTTCATGATGGGTTTGCCTAAACAGGAAAATAATTGTTTTTTTTTACGTTATACGTTTTTTCGTCTAAAGTTTTTTAATACAGTTGACGATATGAGGCTCAAGGAGAAGAGGGTCT from Desulforegula conservatrix Mb1Pa includes these protein-coding regions:
- a CDS encoding NUDIX hydrolase produces the protein MTTDKVPQKQFCHFCGSRLSKKYFEGRDRLFCEECSVPIYENPVPAACVIACDEKSRILLVKRNEEPKKGFWCLPGGFMEIGETPEEAALREFHEETGLKGKIERLIGIVTHKSPRYGSILVVGFIAGCLEGKMNPGDDASDARFFSMEELPELAFDSHLFFIRSFYSAYVSSPFQN